A region of Burkholderiales bacterium DNA encodes the following proteins:
- a CDS encoding UbiA family prenyltransferase: MDSAQRLPIVVDLDGTLTPTDTLLESLLKLLKTSPIALLNLPLWLLHGRARFKASVTSRVSLSVEHLPLHGKLLAYLREQKTLGRSIVLATAAHVGIARAIGQHVGIFDKVIATAGDDNLKGEAKLRAIREAVGNEFVYAGDSRADVPIWEAAKAAILVGVPSRLTRRIRRSVVVEREFPRRSVDLGAWARAFRVHQWVKNCLLFVPALTAFSLSTSMLSQSIVAFVAFSLAASATYIVNDLLDLEADRAHPRKRTRPFASAHLPIAHGLVVALVTLVIGCLLALAVSAAFFVMLLIYLGLTSAYSWTLKQYVVLDVLVLAILYTLRIFAGSVAIGVTTSSWLLAFSIFLFLSLALVKRCAELVTLHEQGTSTTRGRDYRVTDLAVLWPLGVAAAVSAIVVFGLFIVTPETQARYASPQLLWLVGLGLIYWLTRLWIKTSRGEMHDDPIVYAAKDHGSRILVLVIIAVVVVAHTVAFSWPL; this comes from the coding sequence TTGGACTCAGCTCAACGCCTTCCGATAGTGGTGGACCTGGATGGAACGCTCACCCCGACGGACACCCTGCTCGAATCGCTCCTCAAGCTCCTGAAGACGTCCCCGATCGCGCTGCTCAACCTGCCGCTGTGGCTGCTCCACGGCCGCGCACGATTCAAAGCCTCCGTCACGAGCCGGGTGAGCCTGTCCGTCGAGCACCTGCCATTGCACGGAAAGCTTCTCGCCTACCTTCGCGAGCAGAAGACGCTGGGGCGTTCCATCGTGCTGGCGACGGCCGCGCACGTGGGGATCGCCCGTGCGATCGGTCAGCATGTGGGCATCTTCGACAAGGTCATTGCGACCGCGGGCGATGATAACCTGAAGGGCGAAGCGAAACTGCGCGCCATACGCGAGGCCGTCGGCAACGAGTTCGTCTATGCGGGCGACAGCCGCGCGGACGTGCCGATCTGGGAGGCCGCAAAGGCGGCCATCCTAGTGGGCGTGCCGTCCCGACTCACACGTAGGATTCGTCGGAGCGTCGTCGTAGAACGCGAGTTTCCGAGGCGGTCCGTCGACCTGGGCGCATGGGCAAGGGCTTTCCGAGTGCACCAGTGGGTTAAGAACTGCTTGCTGTTCGTACCTGCCCTCACCGCTTTCTCTCTTTCGACGTCGATGCTCAGCCAGAGCATTGTGGCGTTTGTCGCCTTTTCGCTCGCCGCCTCGGCGACTTACATAGTTAACGATCTGTTGGATCTGGAAGCTGACCGCGCACATCCACGCAAGCGCACACGTCCGTTCGCCAGCGCGCATCTGCCGATCGCGCATGGGCTCGTCGTCGCTCTCGTCACGTTGGTGATTGGATGCTTACTAGCGTTGGCAGTTTCGGCAGCGTTCTTTGTGATGCTTTTGATATATCTCGGGCTGACCAGCGCTTACAGCTGGACGTTGAAGCAGTACGTCGTACTCGATGTGTTGGTGCTTGCGATCCTGTACACGCTCAGGATATTCGCGGGCTCGGTCGCCATAGGCGTCACGACGAGCTCGTGGCTACTCGCCTTTTCGATCTTTCTTTTTCTCAGCCTCGCATTGGTGAAGCGTTGCGCGGAGCTCGTAACGCTACACGAACAGGGGACTTCAACGACGCGCGGCCGAGACTATCGAGTGACCGACCTCGCCGTGCTGTGGCCGCTCGGAGTCGCCGCTGCGGTATCTGCGATCGTCGTATTCGGGCTCTTCATCGTCACGCCCGAGACCCAGGCACGCTATGCGAGCCCTCAACTGCTTTGGCTGGTGGGGCTCGGGCTTATTTACTGGCTCACGCGTCTGTGGATCAAGACATCTAGAGGCGAAATGCACGACGACCCGATCGTTTACGCTGCGAAGGATCACGGCAGCCGCATCCTTGTCCTCGTAATAATCGCGGTAGTGGTTGTCGCACACACCGTCGCCTTCTCTTGGCCGCTATGA
- the prsR gene encoding PEP-CTERM-box response regulator transcription factor, whose amino-acid sequence MSEAARVLLIVEDDPALQKQMRWAFDGYQTVTAADREEALAQVRRHSPAVITMDLGLPPNPDSPEEGLKLLEQILAEAPETKVVVLTGQNDRAHALKAIALGAYDFYAKPFEPELLALTLERAFRLYDLQRENRRLLAMQQPDALSGLLTRDPEMLRICRTVEKVATTGASVLLLGESGTGKELLARGLHQLSRRPAEKFVAINCAAIPENLLESELFGYEKGAFTGAVKTTPGKIELADGGTLMLDEIGDLPLALQAKLLRFLQERVVERLGGRREIAVDVRIVCATHQNVKALIADGRFREDLYYRLAEIVVSIPPLRSRSGDAALLAHALVRRFAEDYKRGGLALSDDALNAIAAHAWPGNVRELENCVKRAVIMSEGRQITAADLGFDEQRESTETTLSLRDVRDAAERSAVISVLSRVNGNIAKAAEVLGVSRPTLYDLMHRFGLR is encoded by the coding sequence GTGAGCGAAGCCGCGCGCGTGCTGCTCATCGTCGAGGACGACCCGGCGCTGCAGAAGCAGATGCGGTGGGCCTTCGACGGCTACCAGACCGTGACCGCTGCGGATCGCGAGGAGGCGCTCGCGCAGGTACGGCGCCATTCGCCCGCGGTGATCACGATGGATCTCGGCCTGCCGCCGAATCCCGATTCGCCGGAGGAAGGGCTGAAGCTCCTCGAGCAGATCCTCGCCGAGGCGCCGGAGACCAAGGTCGTGGTCCTTACGGGGCAGAACGACAGGGCGCACGCGCTGAAAGCGATCGCGCTCGGGGCGTACGACTTCTACGCCAAGCCGTTCGAACCCGAATTGCTGGCGCTCACGCTCGAGCGCGCCTTCCGGCTCTACGACCTGCAGCGCGAGAACCGCCGGCTGCTCGCCATGCAGCAGCCCGACGCGCTCAGCGGATTGCTCACGCGCGATCCGGAGATGTTGCGCATCTGCCGGACCGTGGAGAAAGTCGCGACGACCGGCGCGTCGGTGCTGTTGCTCGGCGAGAGCGGCACCGGCAAGGAGCTGCTCGCGCGGGGCCTGCACCAGCTCTCGCGCCGGCCCGCCGAGAAGTTCGTCGCGATCAACTGCGCCGCCATCCCGGAGAACCTCCTGGAGAGCGAGCTCTTCGGCTACGAGAAAGGCGCGTTCACCGGCGCGGTGAAGACGACGCCGGGCAAGATCGAGCTCGCCGACGGCGGCACGCTCATGCTCGACGAGATCGGCGACCTGCCGCTCGCGCTGCAGGCGAAGCTGCTGCGTTTCCTCCAGGAGCGCGTGGTGGAAAGGCTCGGCGGCCGCCGCGAGATCGCGGTGGACGTGCGCATCGTCTGCGCCACGCACCAGAACGTCAAGGCGCTGATCGCCGACGGCCGTTTTCGCGAGGATCTCTACTATCGTCTCGCCGAGATCGTGGTGTCGATCCCCCCGCTGCGCAGCCGCAGCGGCGACGCGGCGCTCCTCGCACATGCGCTGGTGCGCCGCTTCGCCGAGGACTACAAGCGCGGCGGCCTCGCGCTGTCCGACGACGCGCTGAACGCCATCGCGGCGCATGCGTGGCCCGGCAACGTACGCGAGCTCGAGAACTGCGTGAAGCGCGCGGTGATCATGTCCGAGGGACGGCAGATCACCGCGGCCGATCTCGGTTTCGACGAGCAGCGCGAAAGCACCGAAACCACGCTCAGCCTGCGCGACGTGAGGGATGCCGCCGAGCGCAGCGCGGTCATCTCGGTATTGAGCCGCGTCAACGGCAACATCGCCAAGGCCGCCGAGGTCCTCGGCGTCAGCCGTCCCACCCTGTACGACCTCATGCACCGCTTCGGCTTGCGCTGA
- a CDS encoding glycosyltransferase family 39 protein: MSTRDVCWLVGIVAAGVVLRVAAVLFLKHIPESDELAYISMARTLINGPAMVDDAGNRAMYNAGYPLLVVAPVFALFGEIVSPVLTANAILGAVTIVLCYFVAAEAGAGRWGRRIAALSWAVYLPASVYCVYVLKENLLTPLMLGTIWCLLRLMQKPSWTIALAAGLLFGLISLTGNAGLALAGAAALTLVFLPVNTRKRIVLSMIVMIVAFITVAPWLIRNAVVLGSPVLNTNGGFNLYLGNNPAATGWFVSIADTPRGGSWAELRRSGEVRASNVLKQEALAWIAEHPAEFGMLAIKKVLYFWTPPFHSGKQPAGTVESSVRLLWAIEFLVLALCALATVFLSTLRERRCALLWTAVGCYTAVHALFYVIFRYREPIMPLVCILAALAVERYFAAASSGRVDRGSS; encoded by the coding sequence ATGAGCACTCGCGACGTATGCTGGCTCGTAGGCATCGTCGCCGCAGGAGTAGTCTTGCGCGTTGCCGCCGTCTTGTTTCTGAAACACATCCCCGAAAGCGACGAGCTCGCTTACATCAGCATGGCCAGAACTCTCATAAACGGCCCTGCTATGGTGGACGATGCGGGAAATCGCGCCATGTATAACGCGGGCTATCCGCTCCTCGTCGTCGCACCTGTTTTCGCATTGTTTGGTGAAATCGTCTCACCGGTTCTGACAGCTAACGCCATCTTGGGCGCAGTCACGATCGTTCTTTGCTACTTTGTGGCGGCGGAGGCCGGAGCCGGCCGCTGGGGAAGACGAATCGCAGCGCTCTCATGGGCCGTATATCTTCCGGCGAGTGTGTATTGCGTCTATGTTCTGAAGGAGAACCTGTTGACGCCGCTAATGCTAGGCACAATCTGGTGCTTACTACGGCTCATGCAAAAGCCTTCCTGGACCATCGCCCTTGCGGCGGGTTTGTTATTCGGATTGATCTCACTAACCGGTAACGCAGGGCTCGCGCTCGCCGGCGCCGCAGCTCTCACATTGGTGTTCCTCCCGGTAAACACCAGGAAGCGCATCGTTTTATCTATGATCGTGATGATCGTCGCCTTCATTACTGTCGCTCCATGGCTCATTCGAAACGCTGTAGTATTGGGAAGCCCTGTGCTCAACACCAACGGGGGTTTCAATCTTTATCTCGGCAACAACCCCGCTGCGACCGGTTGGTTTGTGTCCATTGCAGATACTCCGCGAGGAGGGAGTTGGGCTGAGCTTCGCCGCAGTGGAGAGGTGCGTGCGTCGAATGTGTTGAAGCAAGAAGCGCTAGCCTGGATAGCGGAGCACCCCGCCGAATTCGGGATGTTGGCGATCAAAAAGGTGCTTTATTTCTGGACACCGCCATTCCATAGCGGAAAACAACCGGCGGGAACAGTCGAGAGCTCCGTCAGGCTGCTTTGGGCAATAGAGTTTCTCGTTCTCGCACTCTGTGCTCTAGCCACTGTCTTTCTCAGCACGCTGCGCGAGCGACGCTGCGCCTTGCTTTGGACTGCCGTGGGTTGCTACACGGCGGTGCACGCGCTCTTCTACGTGATCTTTCGCTATCGCGAACCGATCATGCCGCTGGTGTGTATCCTTGCCGCTCTCGCTGTTGAGAGATACTTTGCCGCGGCATCATCTGGACGTGTCGACCGCGGGAGTTCCTGA
- a CDS encoding glycosyltransferase family 39 protein, with amino-acid sequence MSTNEHLHPLEAPAYCAILCTLCALLFVFGAPAGGAFSWPDSPRHALNGAFVMDLVRAAPMSDLKGYAYNYYSQYPALTILFYPPLFYVLLAPFYAVLGVSQETALFVIFLCYALFAWGTFFFARLWLAPVLSLAVALVLVTAPEVTYWGRQVMLEIPAFAFLVWSAYFFVRHIREERIGWLYLSVALLILGAYTKLSVVFVAAPYAITLVAHRGASFFRDRNTYIIAAAAAVAMAPLIYLTLNFGQANVQSVTGLADAAVSRRSLEGWLWYARKLPGQIGWPALVAAIVFVFAKPVLRHRSTGIHTATFLLSWLIVGYVFFSAIDLKEERHSIFLLLPVAMAVGFSASLIFERSPRWAAVSAIAIGLMTLSITLFTRPVHYVRGYEAVVDYVSRHAPQYSNVMFSGYRDGAFIFNMRARSHRPDLRVLRADKMLLQISVRRSLGVGQRTYTEAEIGNLISAMGVHYVVAQPDFWTDLDQMARLQSVLRGAQFEEVTRFPMLANYNAQEKLLIVYRNLGQVNKDPVTITNEIPMLNMNVIEGKPPATN; translated from the coding sequence ATGTCTACGAACGAACACCTGCATCCGCTCGAGGCGCCGGCGTATTGCGCCATCCTGTGTACGCTCTGTGCTCTGCTGTTCGTATTCGGTGCGCCTGCCGGAGGGGCTTTTTCGTGGCCCGATTCTCCACGCCACGCGTTGAACGGCGCCTTCGTGATGGATCTTGTTCGCGCCGCTCCGATGTCAGACCTGAAGGGCTACGCCTACAACTACTACTCGCAATATCCGGCGCTCACGATTCTCTTCTATCCGCCGCTGTTCTATGTGCTGCTTGCACCGTTTTATGCGGTGCTGGGCGTCTCCCAGGAGACAGCGCTCTTCGTCATCTTCCTGTGCTATGCACTCTTCGCGTGGGGGACCTTTTTTTTCGCGAGGCTGTGGCTTGCACCGGTGCTTTCACTCGCAGTTGCGCTGGTGCTCGTGACGGCTCCGGAGGTGACCTATTGGGGACGTCAGGTCATGCTCGAGATTCCCGCCTTTGCCTTCCTGGTGTGGAGCGCGTACTTCTTCGTGCGCCACATACGCGAAGAGCGTATCGGGTGGCTCTATCTCAGCGTCGCGCTGCTCATCCTCGGTGCGTACACGAAACTCTCCGTCGTGTTCGTGGCGGCGCCCTACGCGATTACGCTTGTTGCCCATCGCGGAGCCAGTTTCTTCAGGGACCGCAATACGTACATCATCGCGGCGGCTGCGGCAGTCGCGATGGCCCCGCTCATCTACCTCACGCTCAACTTCGGTCAGGCCAACGTGCAGTCGGTTACGGGCCTCGCGGATGCGGCCGTGTCGAGGAGAAGCCTGGAAGGGTGGCTCTGGTATGCGCGCAAGCTGCCGGGCCAGATCGGCTGGCCCGCGCTGGTCGCGGCGATCGTATTCGTCTTCGCAAAGCCCGTTCTGCGCCATCGCAGCACGGGGATACACACCGCAACGTTTCTGCTCTCGTGGCTCATCGTCGGCTATGTGTTCTTCTCGGCTATCGACCTGAAAGAGGAGCGCCATAGCATTTTCCTGCTGCTGCCGGTCGCGATGGCGGTAGGGTTTTCGGCAAGCCTGATCTTCGAGCGCTCGCCTCGCTGGGCGGCGGTATCCGCCATTGCGATCGGCCTCATGACCCTCTCGATTACTTTGTTTACCAGGCCCGTGCACTACGTGCGGGGCTATGAAGCCGTCGTGGATTATGTGTCACGCCACGCTCCCCAGTACAGTAACGTAATGTTTTCAGGCTATCGCGACGGCGCGTTCATTTTCAACATGCGCGCTCGCTCGCATCGACCCGACCTGCGCGTGCTGCGCGCCGACAAGATGTTGCTGCAGATTTCGGTGCGGAGATCCCTGGGAGTCGGCCAGAGGACTTACACCGAAGCGGAAATCGGCAATCTCATCAGTGCGATGGGGGTTCATTACGTCGTCGCACAGCCCGATTTTTGGACCGATCTTGACCAAATGGCGCGTCTGCAGAGCGTCTTGCGGGGCGCCCAGTTCGAGGAGGTCACGCGATTCCCGATGCTCGCTAATTACAATGCGCAAGAGAAGTTGTTGATCGTTTACCGTAACCTTGGTCAGGTCAACAAAGATCCGGTCACGATCACGAACGAGATTCCGATGCTGAACATGAACGTCATCGAAGGAAAGCCGCCTGCAACTAACTGA
- a CDS encoding TIGR03013 family XrtA/PEP-CTERM system glycosyltransferase: protein MFSHWLPSHTVIQIAFDVLLLVALVLGAAWMSYAELPAVWMAAPYAITFAVVAVALNKALGFYHLRVKRSTARLAALALASGFLAAPVAYALFEEVPQRHLGYPGLAVYAFAAFLGILAIRLSASALGFRPVLQRRVMVVGTGADAQALEHSLQRADTTVVGFYPVDDSKPQVAASRVLAKGASLAQVALGLKVNEIVVAVSERRGGGMPVNALLDCKLAGVRVLDLSSYFERALGQLRLDSLRASWLVFGDGFRQGWTRTFNKRVFDVVVSAVLLVLALPVMLVTALLILAESRGPIFYSQERVGRGGRLLRVAKFRSMRPDAESDGKPRWAQTNDERVTRVGRFIRKYRIDELPQLLNVLKGDMSLVGPRPERPYFVDKLTKDIPFYAARHSVKPGLTGWAQVRYHYGASPDDAVNKLQFDLYYIKNHTLFLDLVVLFETVMVVITGKGAQ from the coding sequence GTGTTCAGTCACTGGCTGCCGTCGCACACGGTCATCCAGATCGCGTTCGACGTATTGCTGCTGGTGGCGCTGGTCCTCGGCGCCGCATGGATGAGCTACGCCGAGCTTCCGGCGGTCTGGATGGCGGCGCCGTATGCGATCACGTTCGCGGTCGTCGCGGTGGCGCTCAACAAGGCGCTGGGGTTCTACCACCTGCGCGTGAAGCGCAGCACGGCGCGCCTCGCGGCGCTCGCGCTGGCGTCGGGATTCCTCGCCGCACCCGTGGCCTACGCACTCTTCGAGGAAGTTCCCCAGCGACACCTCGGCTATCCCGGGCTCGCCGTCTACGCCTTTGCGGCATTCCTCGGCATTCTCGCGATCCGGCTGTCCGCCAGCGCGCTCGGGTTCCGGCCGGTGCTGCAGCGCCGGGTGATGGTCGTCGGCACCGGCGCCGACGCGCAGGCGCTCGAGCACTCGCTCCAGCGTGCGGACACCACCGTGGTGGGCTTTTACCCCGTGGACGATTCCAAGCCCCAGGTCGCGGCTTCGCGCGTCCTGGCGAAAGGCGCCTCGCTCGCGCAGGTCGCGCTCGGCCTCAAGGTCAACGAGATCGTCGTCGCCGTCTCGGAGCGGCGCGGCGGCGGCATGCCGGTCAACGCGCTGCTCGACTGCAAGCTCGCCGGCGTGCGCGTGCTCGACCTTTCCAGCTACTTCGAGCGCGCGCTCGGTCAGCTCCGGCTCGATTCGCTGCGCGCGAGCTGGCTCGTCTTCGGCGACGGTTTCCGGCAGGGCTGGACCCGTACGTTCAACAAGCGTGTGTTCGACGTCGTCGTGAGCGCCGTGCTGCTCGTGCTCGCGCTGCCGGTGATGCTGGTGACCGCGCTGCTGATCCTCGCCGAGAGCCGCGGCCCGATCTTCTACTCCCAGGAGCGCGTCGGCCGCGGCGGCCGCCTTCTGCGCGTCGCCAAATTCCGCAGCATGCGACCCGACGCGGAAAGCGACGGCAAGCCTCGCTGGGCGCAGACCAACGACGAGCGCGTGACGCGCGTCGGCCGTTTCATCCGCAAATACCGCATCGACGAGCTGCCGCAGCTCCTCAACGTACTCAAGGGCGACATGAGCCTCGTCGGACCCCGACCCGAGCGGCCGTATTTCGTCGACAAGCTCACGAAAGACATCCCGTTCTACGCCGCCCGTCACAGCGTCAAGCCCGGGCTCACCGGCTGGGCGCAGGTGCGTTATCACTACGGCGCCAGCCCCGACGACGCGGTCAACAAGCTCCAGTTCGACCTGTACTACATCAAGAACCACACGCTGTTCCTGGACCTCGTCGTGCTCTTCGAGACGGTGATGGTCGTCATCACCGGCAAAGGCGCCCAGTAG
- a CDS encoding GNAT family N-acetyltransferase, protein MSASPNAVSVECRTDVDGASVFLSPRWFELLSATGPRAEAPVRVYSLRTASGESIAELPTVEEAGRGLWRPRTLRALSSYYTPLFAPLVTPGAALTCLPEVARVVARERAWDIVDLQPLAIEAPTFVALEDAFRAAGYLTQRYFRFANWYLHVAGRSFEQYCESLPAALRNTIRRKTRKLAASHDVRVAITTGEAADLERIVGAYERVYAASWKEPEPDPTFIPRLIRVAAAEGWLRLGVLYIDDQPAAAQLWLTSGGTASIYKLAHDERYAEWSVGSQLMLEMMRHALDVDRVDEVDFLMGDEPYKRDWMSGRRERWGIMAFDPRRPLGLLAAMRHIGGRALRKMFAR, encoded by the coding sequence ATGAGTGCCTCGCCGAATGCCGTTTCAGTCGAGTGCCGGACCGATGTCGATGGCGCGAGCGTGTTTCTGTCGCCCCGGTGGTTCGAACTGCTGAGCGCAACGGGTCCGAGGGCCGAGGCGCCCGTTCGCGTCTATTCGCTAAGGACGGCGAGCGGCGAGTCGATCGCTGAATTACCTACCGTGGAGGAAGCGGGCCGCGGCTTATGGCGACCGCGCACGCTGCGCGCTCTATCGAGCTACTACACACCGCTGTTCGCACCCTTGGTCACGCCGGGCGCGGCGCTCACTTGCCTCCCCGAGGTCGCGCGGGTCGTAGCCCGCGAGCGAGCGTGGGACATCGTCGACCTGCAGCCGCTCGCGATCGAGGCCCCGACGTTCGTTGCGCTGGAGGACGCTTTTCGCGCCGCGGGCTATCTCACCCAGCGTTACTTCCGCTTCGCGAACTGGTACCTGCACGTCGCCGGGCGCTCGTTCGAGCAATATTGCGAGAGTCTGCCTGCCGCGCTCCGCAACACCATCCGACGCAAGACGCGAAAGCTTGCCGCTTCGCACGATGTGCGTGTGGCGATCACGACGGGCGAGGCCGCCGACCTCGAGCGGATCGTTGGTGCGTACGAGCGGGTCTATGCCGCAAGCTGGAAGGAACCCGAGCCCGATCCGACCTTCATCCCTCGGCTCATACGCGTCGCCGCCGCCGAAGGCTGGCTGCGCCTGGGCGTCCTCTATATCGACGATCAGCCGGCCGCGGCCCAGCTGTGGCTAACGTCCGGCGGCACCGCCTCCATCTACAAGCTCGCCCACGACGAGCGCTACGCGGAATGGTCGGTCGGCTCCCAGCTCATGCTCGAGATGATGCGCCATGCGCTCGACGTCGACCGCGTCGACGAGGTGGATTTCCTAATGGGAGACGAGCCTTACAAGCGGGACTGGATGTCGGGTCGCAGGGAGCGGTGGGGGATCATGGCGTTCGATCCGCGGCGCCCGCTCGGGCTGCTCGCCGCCATGCGGCACATCGGCGGGCGGGCGTTGCGAAAAATGTTCGCCCGATAG
- the prsK gene encoding XrtA/PEP-CTERM system histidine kinase PrsK, which produces MTVTAWSYGAACVIFIGLALQLGLTRGGGRHRSALAAACVLSAVWGLAGWAFAVTQVFGFLIAAAVADALRMCAWFAFLVLLLAGARDAETASRCRPLIRVGAVLGCFALFSVIAAANAWPILGAPGRLAMLSSLGMAVFALVLLETLYRNVSADARWQVKPLCIGLAAVCGFDVYVYSDALLFNLVDVHAFSVRGFVNAAIAPLIAIGAARTGAWHTQVRLSHRVVFHSAALVATGVYLLFVAGAGYYVRIAGGTWGPAFQVALLFAGLVGLCVFATSGAVRARLRVFVAKHFHSHRYDYREEWLRFTRTLASAEGEAVLGQQIVHGLANLVESPGGALWLREGADGEYRQRTRWNMGESAGAEGTDGGLVRYLRESGWVVDLDEYRSSPGRYGELRIPEWLSALPSAWLIVPLALGDDLIGFVVLGTPRTRIAIDWEVGDLLKTAARQAASFIGHMQATEALLESRKFDAFNRMSAFVVHDLKNLVAQLSLMLKNAERHKYNVEFQEDMLATVQHVVQRMQHLMLQLRDGNTPIQSAAPVNVADVVRRVARTKQGQEPQPVYDLQEDVLARGHAERIERVIGHLVQNAIDATPRSGGVRVRAERARGHAVVEVCDDGCGMTPEFARERLFKPFQTTKDGGMGIGAYESLQYVRELGGDIDVETRVGGGTTMRVLLPLYDDARSAREQPEAVA; this is translated from the coding sequence GTGACCGTTACAGCCTGGAGCTATGGTGCGGCCTGCGTCATCTTCATCGGGCTCGCGCTGCAGCTCGGCCTGACGCGCGGCGGCGGCCGCCATCGCTCGGCGCTCGCCGCAGCGTGCGTGTTGAGCGCGGTGTGGGGCCTGGCGGGCTGGGCGTTCGCCGTCACCCAGGTCTTCGGCTTCCTCATCGCAGCGGCGGTGGCCGACGCCCTGCGCATGTGCGCGTGGTTCGCCTTCCTGGTCCTGCTCCTCGCCGGGGCACGCGACGCCGAGACCGCGAGCCGCTGCCGTCCGCTCATCCGGGTCGGCGCGGTGCTCGGGTGCTTCGCGCTGTTCAGCGTGATCGCGGCGGCGAACGCGTGGCCCATCCTCGGCGCTCCGGGCCGCCTGGCGATGCTCAGCTCGCTCGGCATGGCGGTATTCGCGCTGGTTCTCCTCGAAACCCTGTACCGCAACGTCTCGGCCGATGCGCGCTGGCAGGTGAAGCCGCTGTGCATCGGGCTCGCCGCGGTCTGCGGCTTCGACGTCTACGTCTACAGCGACGCGCTGCTCTTCAACCTCGTCGACGTTCACGCGTTCAGCGTGAGAGGCTTCGTCAACGCCGCGATCGCACCGCTGATCGCGATCGGCGCCGCGCGTACCGGCGCGTGGCACACGCAGGTGCGCCTGTCGCACCGCGTGGTGTTCCATTCCGCCGCGCTGGTCGCGACCGGCGTCTATCTCCTGTTCGTCGCGGGCGCGGGCTACTACGTGCGCATCGCCGGCGGCACGTGGGGGCCGGCATTCCAGGTCGCGCTCCTGTTCGCCGGCCTCGTCGGACTGTGCGTGTTCGCGACCTCCGGCGCGGTGCGCGCACGCTTGCGTGTCTTCGTCGCGAAGCACTTCCACAGCCATCGCTACGACTATCGCGAGGAGTGGCTGCGGTTCACCCGCACGCTCGCCTCGGCCGAAGGCGAAGCGGTGCTGGGGCAGCAGATCGTGCACGGCCTGGCGAACCTCGTCGAAAGCCCCGGCGGTGCGCTGTGGCTGCGCGAGGGCGCGGACGGCGAATACCGGCAGAGGACGCGCTGGAACATGGGCGAGAGCGCCGGCGCCGAAGGGACCGACGGCGGCCTGGTCCGCTATCTGCGCGAGAGCGGCTGGGTGGTCGACCTCGACGAGTATCGCTCGTCGCCGGGACGCTACGGCGAGCTGCGCATTCCCGAGTGGCTCTCGGCGCTGCCGAGCGCGTGGCTCATCGTCCCGCTCGCCCTGGGCGACGACCTCATCGGCTTCGTCGTGCTCGGCACGCCGCGCACGCGCATCGCGATCGACTGGGAAGTGGGCGATCTCCTGAAGACCGCCGCGCGGCAGGCCGCGAGCTTCATCGGTCACATGCAGGCGACCGAGGCGCTCCTGGAGTCGCGCAAGTTCGACGCGTTCAACCGCATGTCCGCGTTCGTCGTGCACGATCTCAAGAACCTCGTCGCGCAGCTCTCGCTCATGCTGAAGAACGCCGAGCGCCACAAGTATAATGTCGAGTTCCAGGAAGACATGCTCGCCACGGTGCAGCACGTGGTGCAGCGCATGCAGCACCTGATGTTGCAGCTTCGCGACGGCAACACGCCGATCCAGTCGGCCGCGCCGGTCAACGTCGCCGACGTCGTGCGCCGGGTAGCGCGCACCAAGCAGGGCCAGGAACCCCAGCCGGTTTACGACCTTCAGGAAGACGTGCTCGCGCGAGGCCATGCCGAGCGCATCGAGCGCGTCATCGGGCACCTCGTCCAGAACGCGATAGACGCCACGCCCAGGAGCGGCGGCGTTCGCGTGCGCGCGGAGCGCGCGCGCGGCCACGCGGTGGTCGAGGTCTGCGACGACGGCTGCGGCATGACGCCCGAGTTCGCGCGCGAGCGTTTGTTCAAACCGTTTCAGACGACGAAAGACGGCGGCATGGGAATAGGGGCTTACGAGAGCCTGCAGTACGTGCGAGAGCTCGGCGGCGACATCGACGTCGAAACACGTGTGGGCGGCGGCACGACGATGCGCGTGCTGCTGCCGCTGTACGACGATGCGCGGTCGGCGCGCGAGCAGCCGGAGGCGGTGGCGTGA